Proteins encoded by one window of Salvia splendens isolate huo1 chromosome 14, SspV2, whole genome shotgun sequence:
- the LOC121765031 gene encoding uncharacterized protein LOC121765031, producing MQAIKEKINDLKEIRKAKAEAKEDERAEREMARSRIEVAHEVRMAREAEAAMDYHVQKAAEKAAEHEKKYPPPGHAGLEQADDSLSVGSQGGSNSSGPASAGFNSSSAAALSDNYSSSAAAEPGHNKATYTDAPSTLAEEDAVYPQNNPQ from the exons ATGCAGGCCATCAAGGAGAAGATCAATGACTTGAAGGAAATCCGAAAAGCCAAGGCTGAAGCAAAAGAAGATGAAAGA GCGGAGAGAGAAATGGCGAGATCTCGAATCGAGGTGGCTCATGAGGTGAGGATGGCGAGAGAGGCGGAGGCGGCAATGGATTATCACGTGCAGAAAGCAGCAGAGAAGGCGGCTGAGCACGAGAAGAAGTACCCTCCGCCAGGGCACGCCGGGCTTGAGCAGGCCGATGATAGCCTCTCTGTTGGATCTCAGGGCGGGAGTAATTCCTCTGGACCCGCATCTGCTGGTTTCAattcatcatcagcagcagcattGTCTGATAATTACAGCAGCAGCGCGGCCGCTGAGCCCGGCCACAACAAGGCCACTTACACCGACGCGCCTTCAACCCTCGCCGAGGAGGACGCCGTCTACCCGCAGAACAATCCGCAATAG
- the LOC121765662 gene encoding uric acid degradation bifunctional protein TTL-like isoform X2, whose amino-acid sequence MDLPSEKEWLACCGSAKFAQQMASAAPFSNYQQAVDAARDIWFNKVDVNGWLQAFAAHPAIGESPSKTVKSQTSAQWSKGEQSTALATATDATLQELYDWNARYRQKFGFVFLIFASGRSTPEILAEIKKRYHNRPIIEFELSAKEQMKITELRISKLFPANATVASTTKTPHNADVATKAGDRISVIGGHLSTAKETPAPEPPRALTRTRPPITTHILDVARGAPASGIDVRLEMWAGRQSRPLFGEADSGLWKLEGLSSTDRDGRSGQLMSMVDALSPGIYRISFDTGKYNPEGFFPYVGIVFEVKESQKWEHFHVPLLLSPFSFSTYRGS is encoded by the exons ATGGATTTGCCGAGTGAGAAGGAATGGCTAGCATGCTGTGGGAGCGCCAAATTTGCACAACAAATGGCTTCCGCCGCTCCATTCTCCAATTACCAACAAGCCGTCGATGCTGCCAGAGATATCTGGTTCAATAAA GTGGATGTGAATGGATGGCTTCAAGCATTTGCTGCGCATCCTGCCATCGGAGAAAGCCCTTCCAAAACCGTCAAGAGTCAAACCAGTGCTCA GTGGAGCAAGGGAGAACAATCGACTGCTTTAGCAACTGCTACTGATGCTACATTGCAG GAGCTATATGATTGGAATGCTCGCTACAGGCAAAAGTTTGGTTTTGTCTTTCTCATATTTGCATCTGGAAGAAGTACCCCTGAGATCCTTGCTGAGATTAAG AAACGGTACCATAACAGGCCAATCATTGAATTTGAGCTTTCGGCCAAGGAACAAATGAAGATCACTGAACTACGTATTTCCAAGCTATTCCCAGCTAATGCAACTGTTGCTTCTACCACCAAGACCCCTCACAATGCAGATGTGGCGACAAAAGCAGGAG ATCGCATAAGTGTGATCGGAGGCCATTTGTCCACTGCAAAGGAGACTCCTGCACCTGAGCCACCGAGAGCATTGACTAGAACACGTCCACCTATCACAACCCACATCCTTGATGTAGCTCGTGGCGCTCCAGCTTCTGGCATTGATGTGCGTCTGGAGATGTGGGCAGGCAGACAATCACGGCCATTGTTTGGTGAGGCGGATTCGGGGCTTTGGAAACTTGAGGGTCTGTCAAGTACAGACAGAGACGGGCGGAGCGGTCAGTTGATGAGCATGGTGGATGCTCTCAGCCCCGGGATATATCGGATTAGTTTCGACACGGGGAAGTACAATCCTGAGGGGTTTTTCCCCTATGTTGGAATAGTGTTTGAAGTGAAGGAATCGCAGAAATGGGAGCACTTTCATGTTCCACTGCTGCTTTCTCCATTCTCGTTTTCCACGTATCGTGGGAGCTAG
- the LOC121765765 gene encoding 3-hydroxyisobutyryl-CoA hydrolase 1-like, which translates to MASTNGETDQVLVEERSCGRIFMLNRPKQLNALSSVMVSRLLELFLSCAEDSSVKFIIVKGKGRAFCAGGDVAAVVHDINRGYWKSGAEYFRKEFTLNYVIATYSKPQVSILNGIVMGGGAGVSVHGRFRIATEKSLFAMPETALGLFPDIGASYFLSRLPGFFGEYVGLTGARLDGTEMLACGLSTHFVQSESLPLLEEALVKAATSDPMVISSIIEGFSHAPNLKKNSAYHRLDVINKCFSRRTVEDIIEALERVSADMKDDWISSTVQSLKKASPTSLKISLRSIREGRLQGIGKCLVREFRMVCHVMLGEVSKDFVEGCRAILVDKDRNPKWAPSKLESISDEMVDRYFSKVDDADWEDLKLPVNSRLPAYAIAKL; encoded by the exons ATGGCTTCAACCAATGGAGAAACCGATCAG GTTTTGGTGGAAGAGAGATCatgtgggaggatttttatgTTGAACAGGCCTAAGCAGCTTAATGCCCTTTCATCTGTAATG GTGTCTCGTTTGTTGGAGCTTTTTCTTTCTTGCGCAGAAGATTCTTCTGTCAAATTCATAATTGTAAAG GGAAAGGGGAGAGCATTCTGTGCCGGAGGTGATGTAGCAGCAGTTGTTCATGATATTAATCGAG GTTATTGGAAATCGGGTGCTGAATATTTCAGAAAGGAATTCACATTGAACTATGTCATAGCTACATACAGCAAACCCCAG gTTTCAATTCTTAATGGAATTGTCATGGGAGGAGGAGCAGGTGTTTCTGTACATGGTAGATTCCGCATTGCCACGGAGAAATCG CTTTTTGCTATGCCCGAAACAGCTTTGGGACTTTTTCCAGATATTGGTGCTTCCTACTTTTTGTCAAGACTCCCTGGATTTTTTG GAGAGTATGTTGGTCTGACAGGGGCAAGGTTAGATGGCACTGAAATGCTTGCATGTGGTCTGTCAACTCACTTTGTTCAATCAGAG AGCTTGCCATTGTTAGAAGAAGCACTTGTAAAAGCAGCTACCAGTGATCCAATGGTTATATCTTCTATAATTGAAGGATTTTCACATGCTCCGAATTTGAAGAAGAATAGTGCTTATCACAG GTTGGATGTCATCAACAAATGCTTTTCTCGAAGAACAGTCGAAGATATTATTGAAGCTCTT GAAAGGGTGTCAGCTGACATGAAGGACGATTGGATCTCTTCCACCGTTCAGTCACTGAAGAAAGCTTCCCCTACGAGCCTTAAAATTTCTCTGCGATCG ATTAGAGAAGGAAGGCTCCAGGGCATTGGTAAATGCCTTGTCCGAGAGTTTAGAATGGTTTGTCATGTGATGCTCGGAGAAGTCAGCAAGGATTTCGTTGAG GGATGCAGAGCTATACTAGTGGACAAGGATAGAAATCCGAAG TGGGCGCCCTCAAAGCTAGAGTCGATCAGTGACGAAATGGTGGACCGTTACTTCTCCAAGGTAGATGATGCTGACTGGGAAGATCTGAAACTCCCTGTAAACTCTAGGTTGCCTGCTTATGCCATTGCTAAGCTTTAA
- the LOC121765662 gene encoding uric acid degradation bifunctional protein TTL-like isoform X1 encodes MDLPSEKEWLACCGSAKFAQQMASAAPFSNYQQAVDAARDIWFNKVDVNGWLQAFAAHPAIGESPSKTVKSQTSAQWSKGEQSTALATATDATLQELYDWNARYRQKFGFVFLIFASGRSTPEILAEIKKRYHNRPIIEFELSAKEQMKITELRISKLFPANATVASTTKTPHNADVATKAGEDRISVIGGHLSTAKETPAPEPPRALTRTRPPITTHILDVARGAPASGIDVRLEMWAGRQSRPLFGEADSGLWKLEGLSSTDRDGRSGQLMSMVDALSPGIYRISFDTGKYNPEGFFPYVGIVFEVKESQKWEHFHVPLLLSPFSFSTYRGS; translated from the exons ATGGATTTGCCGAGTGAGAAGGAATGGCTAGCATGCTGTGGGAGCGCCAAATTTGCACAACAAATGGCTTCCGCCGCTCCATTCTCCAATTACCAACAAGCCGTCGATGCTGCCAGAGATATCTGGTTCAATAAA GTGGATGTGAATGGATGGCTTCAAGCATTTGCTGCGCATCCTGCCATCGGAGAAAGCCCTTCCAAAACCGTCAAGAGTCAAACCAGTGCTCA GTGGAGCAAGGGAGAACAATCGACTGCTTTAGCAACTGCTACTGATGCTACATTGCAG GAGCTATATGATTGGAATGCTCGCTACAGGCAAAAGTTTGGTTTTGTCTTTCTCATATTTGCATCTGGAAGAAGTACCCCTGAGATCCTTGCTGAGATTAAG AAACGGTACCATAACAGGCCAATCATTGAATTTGAGCTTTCGGCCAAGGAACAAATGAAGATCACTGAACTACGTATTTCCAAGCTATTCCCAGCTAATGCAACTGTTGCTTCTACCACCAAGACCCCTCACAATGCAGATGTGGCGACAAAAGCAGGAG AAGATCGCATAAGTGTGATCGGAGGCCATTTGTCCACTGCAAAGGAGACTCCTGCACCTGAGCCACCGAGAGCATTGACTAGAACACGTCCACCTATCACAACCCACATCCTTGATGTAGCTCGTGGCGCTCCAGCTTCTGGCATTGATGTGCGTCTGGAGATGTGGGCAGGCAGACAATCACGGCCATTGTTTGGTGAGGCGGATTCGGGGCTTTGGAAACTTGAGGGTCTGTCAAGTACAGACAGAGACGGGCGGAGCGGTCAGTTGATGAGCATGGTGGATGCTCTCAGCCCCGGGATATATCGGATTAGTTTCGACACGGGGAAGTACAATCCTGAGGGGTTTTTCCCCTATGTTGGAATAGTGTTTGAAGTGAAGGAATCGCAGAAATGGGAGCACTTTCATGTTCCACTGCTGCTTTCTCCATTCTCGTTTTCCACGTATCGTGGGAGCTAG